The Arabidopsis thaliana chromosome 5, partial sequence genomic interval CTACTTACTCACTGATCGTTAGGATGCATGATATGGGAGAAATGGATGTTCGTGCATGCTACACTGCAATTTCGGTGAGTTTTACCAActtctattttccttttctctgtttttgtggaCACCAAAACTTTTTAGGATTAATGAGATCAACAAAGTCTGGACCCATTATGCTATGTTTCTTCCGTTTTCATGGCTTAAACATCACATTCAGATTACGATATGATCTTATTATTTGCACACTTGCGCCCACCAGATACTTTGAATAGAGATTACTCGTTTTGAGACTTACACGTGTTGCAAATGCATCCTATGGCTGGTTTTCTCCCTGATATGTTTGACTTCTCTCTTGTGACACAGGTTGCAAGCATCCTAAATATTATGGATGATGAACTCACCCAGGGCCTAGGAGATTACATCTTGAGGTAGCTTTTCTTATTACTTTTATCTcgcattatatatatatagctgaACTACTGTTATACAGTTGTAAATTCAGGAATTCATTAATTTCCCTGGGAAAGCTCTTTTAACTCGATTTATATTGAGCAGTTGCCAAACTTATGAAGGTGGCATTGGAGGGGAACCTGGCTCCGAAGCTCACGGTGGGTATGGTCTCCTACTTACTTCCATTATGTTGAGGCTTAGATAAAAATTGTGCTTTGCTTCCCTCTTCCTTGATGACATGGTTATTGATGGTTAagtataattaattttctgaAATAGGATTTGTCACCTGCAGCTTTGCTTATTACCaagttgttttttgtttaggtaTACCTACTGTGGTTTGGCTGCTATGATTTTAATCAATGAGGTCGACCGTTTGAATTTGGATTCATTAATGGTAACATACAATGCTGTTTGGAGATGATTAATAATTTTCCCTGAGAGATATTTTCCTTACCAAATAATTTCCTTATGATTCTAGAATTGGGCTGTACATCGACAAGGAGTAGAAATGGGATTTCAAGGTAGGACGAACAAATTGGTCGATGGTTGCTACACATTTTGGCAGGTTAACTTTCTATCTTTCAGGATTATTATTGGCCCTACTTCTAAATTCTTCACCGTTGTtgtcttttcttatttcctttGGGTATATGTTAAACAGGCAGCCCCTTGTGTTCTACTACAAAGATTATATTCAACCAATGATCATGACGTTCATGGATCATCACATATATCAGAAGGGACAAATGAAGAACATCATGCTCATGATGAAGATGACCTTGAAgacagtgatgatgatgatgattctgatgAGGACAACGATGAAGGTATTCAATCAAATTTCTCAACCATCAAGTCCATCTGATAATTCAAAACACAACGAAATTTTAGTTAGCTTATATTTGCAGATTCAGTGAATGGTCACAGAATCCATCATACATCCACCTACATTAACAGGAGAATGCAACTGGTTTTTGATAGCCTCGGCTTGCAGAGATATGTACTCTTGTGCTCTAAGGTCAGTCCAGAACAAAACATCCAGTCAAGTTAACACTTAACATTTGTATAACACAAGCACACACACTTGTATGCGCAGATCCCTGACGGTGGATTCAGAGACAAGCCGAGGAAACCCCGTGACTTCTACCACACATGTTACTGCCTGAGCGGCTTGTCTGTGGCTCAGCACGCTTGGTTAAAAGACGAGGACACTCCTCCTTTGACTCGCGACATTATGGGTGGCTACTCGAATCTCCTTGAACCTGTTCAACTTCTTCACAACATTGTCATGGATCAGTATAATGAAGCTATCGAGTTCTTCTTTAAAGCAGCATGACCCGTTGTTGCTAATGTATGGGAAACTCCAAACATAAGAGTTTTCGTAgtgttgtaacttgtaagatTTCAAAAGAAGTTTCACTAATTTAACCTTAAAACCTGTTACTTTTTTATTACGTATATACCATTTATCATATCTTTGGTTTACGACttaaagaatttgatgattgttGAAAGACTTGCATCGTTATTGGTTTTAGAGAATTCTGACAAACTCGTGTAGTAGAAATGCATGGATTCGTAGTGAACGAGTTTGTATCCGATATCACCTGAACGTCAGGTGTTTCGAACCAAAAATTGGatgttaaaaccaaaaaatagatCAACCAAACATGAACATATCTTTGTTCTTCAAATCTTGTCGAgatataatatttaacaaaaaaaaaaaaacttattactTCCACCGTCACCAATTCCCCCCCAGAAACAAGAACCCATGTAATGAAGTAAATCATGGCTAAGCCACGTAGTTACATCAGTACTTGAGCTTTGATTCCATACGTTCTCATTTGGAAGTTTTCAAATGCCTCAGAAACTGCTTCTACCTGTAGAATAAACATTGcaaaccagaaaaataaaaacgttacTTTGTGGTTAAATAAAACGAAACAGTAATGTAATCATAAAAGAGAGTAATAATCACATACCAATTCTGGTTTTTTGGCATATACTCTCACTATCATTTCTTGATATGTTGTTGGTAACAAGTGGCTAACTCTGTCCTCAGGTATCACAAACTTCTCTGCACTATTATAATCCTGTAAATACcatagaaaaatcaatttgttTATTGAGATTCTCTGTGTTATTTTCAAGGTTTCCTCTCTTTACACATTTAGAGAATCAAATCTGCATAACAAGAACGAAGACTTTTATGTATGTACCTTATAGAAGTTGATGCTAAAGAAGTCAAGCACAAGGATAAGTTGGTTAGAACTTTAATGAGGAAattgagaaaacagagaagctaAACTGTACTTTGTTTACCATTCAAGAGGATTTTCTCTCCCACGAGCTAAATCAATCTTGACGTTTGTAACagctatatcttcttcttttagtgTCAAGCTTGTTTGCTTCTGTTAAATCAGAGTGATACGTATATATGGCAAAGGTCCTCActgtatataaaaatagtttcCTCTTATTTTGCTGTGTTAAAGATTACAAACCTGAGAAACAGATGATATCTTCAGGAGTGATAGGTTTGAAATGATCGATTTTGTCCTTTGGTACCGCATACTCGTTACAGAACTGCAAGTAAGAAGTCATACATGTCTTTCTTCAGAAGGACGATACTTTACCTAAATAAGCACCAAAAGAAAGGTAAAGTTTGTATAAAAAAGTTACTTGGTACAAGTGCCTTCTGCTAAGGCGGAGTATCAGCTCTTTAGCTTCTGCAAGTTCTGGATCTGGAGATCTTTCAATCGTTTTGAGGATTGTGTCGTCTAACTGCATTTGTctggagaaaaaaatgatgtaaaCTACAAGCAAAAGAGTTTTGATGCAGAGAGGGAAAGATTTGTGTACCTTCCAGTATTGAGAAGGATCATTAATCATAGAAGAAATCTCCAAGACATTGTTGGCTTTGACCATTGCATCTACTATCATAAGCTCTATGGCctgcaaagaaacaaatgggaaagagagaaagaatagACAAGGTACAGAGAGAATGATAATGGTACAATACCATTTTTTTGGGATGCATGTAGACGGTTCCACAAAGATCAGCTCGAGTTGCAAACAACTTGTGGACAGTACGATCTGCAAAAAAAAGTCACCCGATTTTACATAAGAGGCAAATGCAAATGCAGAATAAATATGTATCAGGTGGACAAAACTCACATTCCTTGGCGGGGTAGCAGATTTCATTGTCTATGACTCTCATTGGTTCTGTTAGTCTATAAACTACTAAGAATCAGTgaatgtcaaaacaaaaactgaaatgaCTATAAAGTAGTATGAAGACCTTTGAAACTGAAAGTTGCACCCTAGTCCACAAGCTCGAGAGTCTCGGACAATGTAGTCAAACCTACAAAATTTTCAGTTGATTTCGTAAGCATCATGATgagtgaaaaaagaaagaaagaaactaagGGAAAGATAGAATTACTTATCCACATCAATCCCATTTCGACCATTAGCAACAATGTCATACAAGAAACGCTTCTCTGCATTGCCCtacaaattatgaaaaaaagaaaatatatacaaagcTTAATTAGTTGTTCATGTTTGATTAGAATAGAGAACATGCCTGTTATAAAATTTACTTTCAGCTCTGAAACTTCAGTACTAGCTAGTATCATGTCCTGTAGTGTTAAGTAAACATTTGAGAAAATCATCACCAAAGtggaaaatatttaatactaAAGGTCATTTGAGAGAAGTTAAACAGtcttgagaaagaaaattacTTTGACTCTTTTTAGCATTTTTGCATCAACATCTATGTGATGTGTATCGACTATATAGTCAATCATGTTTATAGACATTAACTCATGAGACCTGCATACAAGAACTGGCATATAAAGAAGAGctagaaagaagaataaatcCATAGAGCCAAAgtagtaaatatttttattttatttttgaagaaaatgtaaaatttattcgaAAAAGCGTTTGTACATCAGCAATGTAGTAATATTTCTTGTAtcatatcaaattatcaaGTAACACCATGGCATTGAACATACCACTGACAGCCACTTATGACCTTTGGGAGGAACTCACGCTCAAACATATGACTGAAAGGCCCATGGCCAATGTCATGGAGAAGTcctacaaaaatatacaaagagatataaaaaattgtatctcaatgaataattaatgtaGTCATATATTTAGCTAACAATAGTTACCAGCAAGTCTCACAGTCTGAAGATCATGATTGTCAATACCAAGCTCCATTCCCTATAACATATACATTACATACTTAACAAAAATGTGACTGTACGTACCACTGAAATTTGTACAAATTATCCAAATACCTGGAAAGTTTTGAGCCTCTGAACAGTTTCACCTGCAAGCCAATACACACCTAGAGAGTGCTCAAATCTAGAATGTACAGCTCCTGGATATACCATGTTTGTCACTCCTAAACCATGCatgtaagaaagaagataCACCACTCAAGACTTATTACAGCTACAGCTAATAAactaagcaaaagaaaaatattttggagaaaaatatttctatattttcctTCTAGCATTTCATACAGTAATTCTGAATAtaatgcttctttttttttggtattgaaAAGGTAAGAAAAACTCACCAAGTTGCTTTAGTTCACGAAGCCTGCCACAAGGAATTAGGATAAAAAGAATCAGCACATTTCTCAGTCTGATTTTAATATACCTTTTGAAATGAGCACAATCCAACAACTAATTACCTTTGGAACTGCTCAGTGTCAATGAATTTTAAACAAAGCTGCATAACAGATTAAACAATGAGTTTTCACAGACTTATCAAGTGGTTTAGAGCATTTGAAATTCAAGCCAAAATTGGAAAAACTCTAAATACAAAGAAGATAATCACATCACAGAAAATCCGAACCATTTGGaaagtgagaagaagagaaaactaaCAGGATCAAGATAGATGTTTCCATGAACGTTGTCGTGGACATGTTTGCTGAACCGGAGTTCATTCGCCGGAAAACAACTCAGGTCTTCATTGCAATACTCTCCCATCACTAGATATTTCACGTcgcctttttttttggtcaagaaAACCTAATCTGTAATACTAATACTCGCACACGTCagcaaattaaaatctaactGTTGAAAGTTTCTGATATTTGTAATCTGACGGACAAGATTTTCTTCATGTCAATTTATTACCCAAAGCAAACTGTGTCTGTTTCGCTTACCTTCCCCGAGTTAAACACTTTGTAGAAACCACAAAACCTACTTTTTTTGGTCCTCAATATTGAATGTTGTTATTGGTAACACATCAAAGTCTTTAATGGTTTAGCGGCAGAAACGATAAAAGGATAGGTTTGGGAATATTTTtcgggaaaaatgtcaaaaaaatcgcgaactttcaaatttgggatgAAAAAAGCATAAATATTCAAGAAGACAATTAAATCCTAAAGTTTAGTTTGacttttgataaaatgatCAAGTTTTGTTAACTTGACCATTTAGGGCATGTCGTTAAGTTTCCGTCAACCAAACAATCACAGAGTTAACTTTCCGTTAGAATCTCTCTTAtatcaaaacgacgtcgttttgaaaattagaaaatgaaaaagaaaaacagcaGTTCAAGTGACTCGAAATGCTGATCTTCTGAACTAATAGAGGAATTCAACCATTAACCTGCATTAACATTATAATATCTTACAGacatagtatatatatatatatatacacaaaacataataatatacaattaattaaatatctgcaatttattaaaaataacaaaactaaataaaatcaacaaccaaatatatgcaaatattaaatatatttaccctcaataaatatttggaaatttcaattatttagtTTGCTATGTTAGTTTCttctatatttgaaaaattattgatttctaaattatataaaacaaactgaaacttggataaattaatttgtatttatattataatatatattagataaatataaaacataattattctAACTTGAAATTGATGTAATATTAATAGTtagatagaaaataaataaataaaaattattttagttacattataagaaaaagtgatAATTGTATtaatggtatatatatttaaatgaaaaggattgtataattttaaactcacatatttaatattatatattctaatggtttctgttatttttttacattatatatatatatatatacatgctcTGTTTACCATAATACAAGAATATTAATGTAGTTCAATGGTTGAGTGTCTCTTATAAGTCCAAAAGGTCAGTTGTTCGACTCTCCTTGTTAGCAAATTTTCCTTCTTATATTCTAATGTCCAAAATGACGTCGTTTTGATTTCACGGAGATTCTAACGAAAAGTTAACACCgtgattgttttgttgacGGAAAATTAACGACAAGCCCTAATTGGCCAAGTCAACAAAACTTGatcattttatcaa includes:
- the ERA1 gene encoding Prenyltransferase family protein; its protein translation is MPVVTRLIRLKCVGLRLDRSGLNRRICHGGHGESTRRRVMEELSSLTVSQREQFLVENDVFGIYNYFDASDVSTQKYMMEIQRDKQLDYLMKGLRQLGPQFSSLDANRPWLCYWILHSIALLGETVDDELESNAIDFLGRCQGSEGGYGGGPGQLPHLATTYAAVNALVTLGGDKALSSINRWCILFSLWSVSFIKSLVMFPLEYLHVTHSSFREKMSCFLRRMKDTSGGFRMHDMGEMDVRACYTAISVASILNIMDDELTQGLGDYILSCQTYEGGIGGEPGSEAHGGYTYCGLAAMILINEVDRLNLDSLMNWAVHRQGVEMGFQGRTNKLVDGCYTFWQAAPCVLLQRLYSTNDHDVHGSSHISEGTNEEHHAHDEDDLEDSDDDDDSDEDNDEDSVNGHRIHHTSTYINRRMQLVFDSLGLQRYVLLCSKIPDGGFRDKPRKPRDFYHTCYCLSGLSVAQHAWLKDEDTPPLTRDIMGGYSNLLEPVQLLHNIVMDQYNEAIEFFFKAA
- the ERA1 gene encoding Prenyltransferase family protein (ENHANCED RESPONSE TO ABA 1 (ERA1); CONTAINS InterPro DOMAIN/s: Terpenoid cylases/protein prenyltransferase alpha-alpha toroid (InterPro:IPR008930), Prenyltransferase/squalene oxidase (InterPro:IPR001330); BEST Arabidopsis thaliana protein match is: RAB geranylgeranyl transferase beta subunit 2 (TAIR:AT3G12070.2); Has 2257 Blast hits to 1610 proteins in 263 species: Archae - 4; Bacteria - 30; Metazoa - 707; Fungi - 630; Plants - 303; Viruses - 4; Other Eukaryotes - 579 (source: NCBI BLink).) is translated as MPVVTRLIRLKCVGLRLDRSGLNRRICHGGHGESTRRRVMEELSSLTVSQREQFLVENDVFGIYNYFDASDVSTQKYMMEIQRDKQLDYLMKGLRQLGPQFSSLDANRPWLCYWILHSIALLGETVDDELESNAIDFLGRCQGSEGGYGGGPGQLPHLATTYAAVNALVTLGGDKALSSINREKMSCFLRRMKDTSGGFRMHDMGEMDVRACYTAISVASILNIMDDELTQGLGDYILSCQTYEGGIGGEPGSEAHGGYTYCGLAAMILINEVDRLNLDSLMNWAVHRQGVEMGFQGRTNKLVDGCYTFWQAAPCVLLQRLYSTNDHDVHGSSHISEGTNEEHHAHDEDDLEDSDDDDDSDEDNDEDSVNGHRIHHTSTYINRRMQLVFDSLGLQRYVLLCSKIPDGGFRDKPRKPRDFYHTCYCLSGLSVAQHAWLKDEDTPPLTRDIMGGYSNLLEPVQLLHNIVMDQYNEAIEFFFKAA
- a CDS encoding HD domain-containing metal-dependent phosphohydrolase family protein (HD domain-containing metal-dependent phosphohydrolase family protein; FUNCTIONS IN: catalytic activity; INVOLVED IN: biological_process unknown; LOCATED IN: cellular_component unknown; CONTAINS InterPro DOMAIN/s: Metal-dependent phosphohydrolase, HD subdomain (InterPro:IPR006674), Metal-dependent phosphohydrolase, HD domain (InterPro:IPR003607); BEST Arabidopsis thaliana protein match is: HD domain-containing metal-dependent phosphohydrolase family protein (TAIR:AT5G40270.1); Has 2645 Blast hits to 2636 proteins in 969 species: Archae - 283; Bacteria - 1672; Metazoa - 168; Fungi - 16; Plants - 55; Viruses - 3; Other Eukaryotes - 448 (source: NCBI BLink).); the protein is MGEYCNEDLSCFPANELRFSKHVHDNVHGNIYLDPLCLKFIDTEQFQRLRELKQLGVTNMVYPGAVHSRFEHSLGVYWLAGETVQRLKTFQGMELGIDNHDLQTVRLAGLLHDIGHGPFSHMFEREFLPKVISGCQWSHELMSINMIDYIVDTHHIDVDAKMLKRVKDMILASTEVSELKGNAEKRFLYDIVANGRNGIDVDKFDYIVRDSRACGLGCNFQFQRLTEPMRVIDNEICYPAKEYRTVHKLFATRADLCGTVYMHPKKMAIELMIVDAMVKANNVLEISSMINDPSQYWKLDDTILKTIERSPDPELAEAKELILRLSRRHLYQFCNEYAVPKDKIDHFKPITPEDIICFSEEDIAVTNVKIDLARGRENPLECINFYKDYNSAEKFVIPEDRVSHLLPTTYQEMIVRVYAKKPELVEAVSEAFENFQMRTYGIKAQVLM